A single region of the Stenotrophomonas sp. Marseille-Q4652 genome encodes:
- a CDS encoding cysteine dioxygenase family protein, with the protein MTADFLLPQCRGGTRLIEQLDRAVQAGNAGEVAAAVERVLLDAIADPGIELPSVIREPVEGHYARREIYRSAAHGYSVIAMTWAPHQGTPLHDHDGLWCVDGVWQGDLQVTQYELLEEQPQRARFRVVGTIPAGPGSAGKLVPPHEYHVLQNPSDDTVAVSVHVYQAPMEHCTVFLPEGGDGWFRREEKLLLVDDAC; encoded by the coding sequence ATGACAGCCGACTTTCTTCTTCCGCAGTGCCGCGGCGGCACGCGCCTGATCGAACAACTGGACCGCGCCGTGCAGGCCGGCAATGCCGGAGAGGTAGCCGCAGCCGTGGAGCGCGTGCTGCTCGACGCCATTGCCGATCCGGGCATCGAACTGCCGTCGGTGATCCGCGAGCCGGTGGAGGGCCATTACGCACGCCGCGAGATCTACCGCAGCGCCGCGCATGGCTACAGCGTGATCGCGATGACCTGGGCCCCGCACCAGGGCACGCCGCTGCACGACCATGACGGGCTGTGGTGCGTGGATGGCGTGTGGCAGGGCGACCTGCAGGTCACCCAGTACGAGCTGCTGGAAGAGCAGCCGCAGCGCGCGCGCTTCCGCGTCGTGGGCACGATTCCGGCCGGGCCCGGCAGCGCCGGAAAGCTGGTGCCGCCGCATGAATACCACGTGCTGCAGAACCCCAGCGACGACACCGTGGCGGTGTCGGTGCACGTGTACCAGGCGCCGATGGAACACTGCACGGTGTTCCTGCCCGAGGGCGGGGACGGCTGGTTCCGCCGCGAGGAAAAACTGCTGCTGGTCGACGACGCCTGCTGA
- the folE gene encoding GTP cyclohydrolase I FolE — MADPKNPPVTQAQAEDAVRTLLRWAGEDPAREGLLDTPRRVAEAYGDWFSGYREDPRAYMERTFEEVAGYDELIVLRDIEYESHCEHHMAPIIGRVHVGYLPAGKVVGISKLARVVEAYARRFQVQEKMTAQIAQCIQDVLQPLGVGVVVEGAHECMTTRGIHKRGVSMVTSKMLGTFRDDARTRAEFLQFIEVGGKR, encoded by the coding sequence ATGGCCGACCCCAAGAATCCGCCCGTCACCCAGGCCCAGGCCGAGGACGCCGTGCGCACCCTGCTGCGCTGGGCCGGCGAAGACCCCGCGCGCGAAGGCCTGCTGGATACCCCGCGACGCGTGGCCGAGGCCTATGGCGACTGGTTCAGTGGTTACCGCGAGGACCCGCGCGCCTACATGGAACGCACCTTCGAGGAAGTGGCCGGCTACGACGAACTGATCGTGCTGCGCGACATCGAGTACGAAAGCCACTGCGAACACCACATGGCGCCGATCATCGGCCGCGTACACGTGGGCTACCTGCCGGCCGGCAAGGTGGTGGGCATCTCCAAGCTGGCGCGGGTGGTCGAAGCCTATGCGCGCCGTTTCCAGGTGCAGGAGAAGATGACTGCGCAGATCGCGCAGTGCATCCAGGACGTGCTGCAGCCGCTGGGCGTGGGCGTCGTGGTGGAAGGTGCGCACGAGTGCATGACCACGCGCGGCATCCACAAGCGCGGCGTGTCGATGGTCACGTCGAAGATGCTGGGCACGTTCCGCGACGACGCGCGCACCCGCGCCGAGTTCCTGCAGTTCATCGAGGTCGGCGGCAAGCGCTGA
- a CDS encoding DUF885 domain-containing protein, with protein MRHYPACTALALALALSLGACSRDAAQPQPQNPVASAEAIQAETERLNAWFETKYEELLQFSPMGLSVLGRKDKYDQVDDLSEEGMRRQLAWREATVKEMEDQFDYTRLDPEAQLSWDLWKKQYENERDGLAFLLNDYPFDQMNGMQNFVPTFLINYHKVDEEQDYLAYISRINKLGTAFDQALDRARAAAGKGIRPPRFAWQGVIDQSRKVISGAPFDGGADSALWADAQAKADKLASDGKITAERAAELKQQARTALVEQFKPAYERVIAFGQEQLPLSLENPAGIGTTQPNGAEYYTQLLRMHTSTDMDAEQIHQLGLSEVARLRGELEKVQKTIGVEGDLQAFFKHVQDDPAQRFPNTDAGRQAYIDEAKAKIENIRQHLPEYFGLMPKAALEVRRVEAFREQDGAAQHYHPGTPDGSRPGVYYAHLSDMNAMPKTELEVIAYHEGLPGHHMQIAIAQELTGVPTFRTQSFSTAYIEGWGLYSESLAKEIPGTYENPYSEYGRLMSEMWRAIRLVVDTGIHAKGWTEQQAFDYFRANSSVPDAAIRSEIQRYLIMPGQATAYKVGMIRMQELRRKAEKELGDKFDIRGFHDTVLGGGSLPLDLLERRVDRWIAQKKAA; from the coding sequence ATGCGTCATTACCCTGCCTGTACCGCCCTTGCACTGGCCCTGGCCCTGTCGCTGGGCGCCTGCTCCCGCGATGCCGCCCAGCCGCAGCCGCAGAACCCGGTCGCCAGCGCCGAGGCCATCCAGGCCGAAACCGAACGACTCAATGCCTGGTTCGAGACCAAGTACGAGGAGCTGCTGCAGTTCAGCCCGATGGGATTGTCGGTGCTGGGCCGCAAGGACAAGTACGACCAGGTCGATGACCTGTCCGAGGAAGGCATGCGCAGGCAGCTGGCCTGGCGCGAGGCCACGGTCAAGGAGATGGAGGACCAGTTCGACTACACCAGGCTGGATCCGGAGGCGCAGCTGTCCTGGGACCTGTGGAAGAAGCAGTACGAGAACGAGCGCGACGGCCTGGCCTTCCTGCTCAACGACTACCCGTTCGACCAGATGAACGGCATGCAGAACTTCGTGCCGACCTTCCTGATCAACTACCACAAGGTCGACGAGGAGCAGGACTACCTCGCCTATATCAGCCGCATCAACAAGCTCGGCACCGCGTTCGACCAGGCGCTGGATCGCGCGCGCGCCGCGGCCGGAAAGGGCATTCGCCCGCCGCGTTTTGCCTGGCAGGGCGTCATCGACCAGTCCAGGAAGGTGATCAGCGGCGCGCCGTTCGATGGCGGCGCCGACAGCGCGCTGTGGGCCGACGCCCAGGCCAAGGCCGACAAGCTGGCCAGCGACGGAAAGATCACTGCCGAGCGCGCGGCCGAGCTCAAGCAGCAGGCGCGTACCGCGCTGGTGGAGCAGTTCAAGCCGGCCTACGAGCGCGTGATCGCATTCGGCCAGGAACAACTGCCGCTGTCGCTCGAGAACCCTGCCGGTATCGGCACCACCCAGCCCAATGGCGCGGAGTACTACACCCAGCTGCTCCGCATGCACACCTCCACTGACATGGATGCCGAGCAGATCCACCAGCTTGGCCTGTCGGAAGTGGCCCGCCTGCGCGGCGAGCTGGAAAAGGTGCAGAAGACCATCGGCGTGGAAGGCGACCTGCAGGCGTTCTTCAAGCATGTGCAGGACGATCCGGCACAGCGCTTCCCCAACACCGATGCCGGCCGCCAGGCCTACATCGACGAGGCCAAGGCCAAGATCGAGAACATCCGCCAGCACTTGCCCGAGTACTTCGGCCTGATGCCCAAGGCCGCGCTGGAAGTGCGCCGCGTGGAAGCCTTCCGCGAGCAGGACGGCGCGGCCCAGCACTACCACCCGGGTACGCCGGATGGTTCGCGTCCGGGCGTGTACTACGCGCACCTGTCGGACATGAACGCGATGCCGAAGACCGAGCTGGAGGTGATCGCCTACCACGAGGGCCTGCCGGGCCATCACATGCAGATCGCCATCGCCCAGGAACTGACCGGCGTGCCGACCTTCCGCACGCAGTCGTTCTCCACCGCCTACATCGAGGGCTGGGGGCTGTACTCGGAGAGCCTGGCCAAGGAAATCCCGGGCACCTACGAGAACCCGTATTCGGAATACGGCCGGCTGATGTCGGAGATGTGGCGTGCGATCCGCCTGGTGGTGGACACCGGCATTCATGCCAAGGGCTGGACCGAGCAGCAGGCGTTTGACTACTTCCGCGCCAACAGCTCGGTGCCCGATGCGGCGATCCGTTCGGAAATCCAGCGTTACCTGATCATGCCCGGCCAGGCCACGGCCTATAAGGTCGGCATGATCCGCATGCAGGAACTGCGCAGGAAGGCCGAGAAGGAACTGGGCGACAAGTTCGACATCCGCGGTTTCCACGACACCGTGCTCGGCGGCGGCAGCCTGCCGCTGGACCTGCTGGAGCGCCGCGTCGATCGCTGGATCGCGCAGAAGAAGGCCGCCTGA
- a CDS encoding cobalamin B12-binding domain-containing protein has translation MYPVKAASELSGLSPETLRAWERRHGAVVPHRDASGRRLYDAAMIERLSRLHRLTDRGHPIRDLAGLDDAALDALLEESRSTGYGGLEVLPGRMLDAVAEYRVDLFDRELSLAIATLPIQVLLERVLMPLLREVGLRWADGRLAIAQERLVSSLLRARLLSVLNQHPRERRPRILFATLPGEPHELGLLGAALHAHEAGAPVLYLGSELPAAELVRVAERLQPAAIAVSSIDPGQAPLALSELQGLDATLDPAIPVWVGGANARYLDEALGSTRVHAVTDPQALGRLLQRLGVTGRGEPLAA, from the coding sequence ATGTATCCGGTCAAAGCCGCCTCCGAACTCAGCGGGCTCAGCCCTGAAACCCTGCGCGCCTGGGAGCGCCGCCATGGCGCGGTGGTGCCGCACCGTGATGCCTCCGGACGCCGCCTCTACGACGCGGCGATGATCGAGCGGCTCAGCCGCCTGCACCGCCTGACCGACCGCGGCCATCCGATCCGTGACCTGGCCGGTCTGGACGATGCCGCGCTGGACGCGCTGCTGGAGGAAAGCCGCAGCACCGGTTACGGCGGGCTGGAAGTGCTGCCCGGACGGATGCTCGATGCGGTGGCCGAGTACCGGGTGGACCTGTTCGATCGCGAGTTGTCACTGGCCATCGCCACGCTCCCGATCCAGGTGCTGCTGGAGCGGGTACTGATGCCGCTGCTGCGCGAGGTCGGCCTGCGCTGGGCCGACGGCCGCCTGGCGATCGCCCAGGAGCGGCTGGTCAGCAGCCTGCTGCGCGCGCGCCTGCTGTCGGTACTCAACCAGCACCCGCGAGAGCGGCGGCCGCGCATCCTGTTCGCCACCTTGCCCGGCGAGCCGCACGAGCTGGGCCTGCTGGGCGCGGCGCTGCATGCACACGAGGCCGGGGCGCCGGTGCTGTACCTGGGCAGCGAACTGCCGGCGGCCGAACTGGTGCGCGTGGCCGAGCGGCTGCAGCCGGCGGCCATTGCGGTCAGCTCGATCGACCCCGGGCAGGCGCCACTGGCGCTGTCCGAACTGCAGGGGCTGGACGCGACGCTGGATCCGGCGATCCCGGTGTGGGTGGGCGGAGCCAATGCGCGCTACCTGGACGAGGCGCTGGGCAGCACGCGGGTGCATGCGGTGACCGATCCGCAGGCGCTGGGACGGCTGCTGCAGCGGCTGGGCGTCACCGGCCGCGGCGAGCCGCTGGCGGCATAG
- a CDS encoding fasciclin domain-containing protein — protein sequence MSRLTRSTRTLVAALALGLAAPMAWAAPATTTAPAARAQADIVDTAVAAGQFNTLAAALKAAGLVDTLKGAGPFTVFAPTDAAFAALPAGTVENLLKPENKAKLASILTYHVVPGSYPAARVTTLDKATTVQGGQIDITVAGSGVKVDDANVVTADVTASNGVIHVIDKVLMPGG from the coding sequence ATGTCCCGCCTCACCCGCTCTACCCGCACTCTCGTCGCTGCGCTGGCCCTGGGCCTGGCCGCGCCGATGGCCTGGGCCGCCCCAGCCACCACCACCGCCCCGGCCGCGCGTGCCCAGGCCGACATCGTCGACACCGCCGTGGCGGCCGGCCAGTTCAACACCCTGGCTGCCGCGCTGAAGGCTGCCGGCCTGGTCGACACCCTGAAGGGTGCCGGCCCGTTCACCGTCTTCGCCCCGACCGACGCCGCCTTCGCCGCGCTGCCGGCCGGCACCGTCGAGAACCTGCTCAAGCCGGAGAACAAGGCCAAGCTGGCCTCGATCCTGACCTACCACGTGGTCCCGGGCAGCTACCCGGCCGCGCGCGTGACCACGCTGGACAAGGCCACCACCGTGCAGGGCGGCCAGATCGACATCACCGTCGCTGGCTCTGGCGTCAAGGTCGATGACGCCAATGTCGTCACCGCCGACGTCACCGCCAGCAACGGCGTCATCCACGTCATCGACAAGGTCCTGATGCCGGGCGGCTGA
- a CDS encoding DUF378 domain-containing protein: protein MKALNIITLVLVIIGGINWGLVGLAQFDLVAAIFGGQDAALARLVYTLVGVSALWQLVPLFRAGNTGEVRAQAHR from the coding sequence ATGAAAGCACTCAACATCATCACCCTGGTCCTCGTGATCATCGGTGGCATCAACTGGGGCCTGGTGGGACTGGCCCAATTCGATCTGGTCGCCGCGATCTTCGGTGGCCAGGATGCGGCGCTGGCCCGCCTGGTCTACACCCTGGTCGGTGTATCGGCCCTGTGGCAGCTGGTTCCGTTGTTCCGCGCCGGCAACACCGGCGAGGTGCGCGCTCAAGCGCACCGCTGA